One Niabella beijingensis DNA window includes the following coding sequences:
- a CDS encoding FecR family protein, translating to MKLHSRLKLLRYYLLGKTNEDESRFIDDWYHSVDDTKPIGLWQQDGKRNAIRGSIQVRIWEHIHNPAGLKILPLRERLMAAACIAALLIGIYWLFLAGGRIEPVQYFTVTAPLGEIKQIQLPDSSQVWLKSGTTLQYSSQYGKQTRSLELVEGEAFFAVQKDSSKPFIVRAGQLETKVLGTAFNIQAYSGRPAVQVWVEHGRVQISDSTKVLTELSKGRRLQWLRADGNFTVDSLDWKQALAWQKGILLLEAASFSELAFELKEIYGVVVITNTASIRSQHYDAKFFINKTSINDIIATVAEVHSIRYKIQGNTITLY from the coding sequence ATGAAACTTCACAGCCGGTTAAAACTACTTCGGTATTATTTACTTGGGAAGACAAATGAAGACGAAAGCAGGTTTATTGATGATTGGTATCATTCGGTGGATGATACTAAGCCGATCGGACTTTGGCAGCAAGACGGTAAAAGAAACGCCATCAGGGGAAGCATCCAGGTCCGGATTTGGGAGCATATACATAACCCGGCTGGCTTGAAGATACTGCCCCTCCGTGAAAGGCTGATGGCTGCAGCCTGTATAGCGGCGCTGCTGATCGGCATTTACTGGCTTTTCCTGGCCGGCGGACGCATAGAGCCTGTACAGTATTTTACCGTAACGGCCCCTTTGGGTGAAATTAAGCAAATACAGTTACCGGATAGTTCGCAGGTATGGCTGAAATCCGGTACCACACTGCAATACAGTTCCCAATACGGAAAACAAACCAGGAGCCTGGAATTGGTGGAAGGGGAAGCATTCTTTGCCGTACAAAAAGATAGCTCTAAACCATTTATTGTCAGGGCAGGCCAATTGGAAACGAAAGTACTGGGTACAGCCTTCAACATACAGGCATACAGCGGCCGCCCGGCCGTACAGGTATGGGTCGAGCACGGGCGTGTGCAGATCAGCGATAGTACAAAAGTTCTAACAGAGCTATCAAAAGGGAGAAGATTGCAATGGCTCCGGGCAGACGGCAATTTCACTGTTGACAGCCTAGACTGGAAGCAAGCGTTGGCCTGGCAGAAAGGCATTTTGCTGCTGGAAGCGGCTTCCTTTTCTGAGCTAGCTTTTGAGTTAAAGGAAATTTATGGCGTAGTGGTAATTACGAACACCGCCAGTATTCGCAGTCAGCATTATGATGCTAAATTCTTTATAAATAAGACTTCTATAAACGATATTATTGCCACCGTTGCGGAAGTGCATAGTATCCGGTACAAAATACAGGGAAATACAATCACATTATATTAA
- a CDS encoding RNA polymerase sigma factor has translation MAINIQNDTELWRQVKQGDTSSFSDLFERYWDEMFSMAYRRLADEATAKDVVQNIFIHAWENRQQITLEDTLRPYLFTALKYSVIRHIYRAAKKGVTDLPLSVYNLPDEAEQKQDHYEFDTLKDRVQSEIAIMPVRMREVFTLSYEQQLSIREIALRLSISEQTVKNQLHNALKRLRYRLQNQALFLPFIL, from the coding sequence ATGGCAATAAACATCCAGAACGATACTGAATTATGGAGACAAGTAAAGCAGGGCGACACTTCGTCCTTTTCGGATTTGTTTGAACGTTACTGGGATGAAATGTTTTCGATGGCTTACCGCAGGCTTGCCGATGAAGCTACAGCAAAAGATGTTGTACAGAATATCTTTATTCACGCTTGGGAAAACCGGCAGCAGATCACCCTTGAGGATACCTTAAGACCTTATCTATTTACTGCTTTAAAATATAGTGTTATTCGCCATATTTACCGGGCGGCCAAAAAAGGCGTCACGGATTTACCATTATCTGTTTACAACCTGCCTGACGAAGCTGAACAAAAGCAGGATCATTACGAATTTGACACGTTAAAAGATAGAGTGCAATCGGAGATAGCTATCATGCCCGTCAGGATGCGGGAAGTTTTTACCCTCAGTTACGAACAGCAACTTTCCATCAGGGAGATAGCGTTGCGCCTGTCCATTTCCGAACAAACGGTTAAAAACCAATTGCACAATGCCCTTAAACGGCTTCGCTACCGCCTGCAAAACCAGGCGCTTTTCCTGCCCTTTATCCTGTAA
- a CDS encoding TonB-dependent receptor, protein MNKKTKGRQLPTKLRPLLALCCIILAAPGLKAQSPEKVKLSIRFAEVTLDAAIRQLKEASPVNIAYDASKLRLSQWRISPKEFKQIALSEILHYLLQRADVAYKEVAGGIVLFEKNKPAVAPTPQKGPGKVSGKIVDEENGQPVSGVSIYIGNKGTISDIDGAFSISLPEGDYTATVSFVGYGSKVVNEIEVKNNTVSTLNLTLKREKGQLAGIVVRASAKKESVASLYARQKKAPGISDGISAEQIARTPDKNVGEVLKRISGLAAMDNKYIVVRGLSERYNSSSINGQIMPSTELNRKNFSFDIIPSNLVDQVIVYKTITPDQNAEFGGGNVNVETKAIPIADFFSFSAGISVNDQTTGKKFLSQELSSREYFGLPSKSRNLLGKLNWNNTTEIRNQTEWNGLSDGGSAYELKDPSRVSNNWLPYERKAHPSQNYQLALGRVIPLKQDQRLGIVASLSYRNTLQTQRVALNRAGFNDPKTGLVIDNDKSYGFTTNTGALLGVGYTSQQHKLSFQSMYLGLLNQQLIIGTGGDPNATEDLDMMSYNDLTTYTRLWQNQLKGEHAVGKAGIKLEWLGSYTLLDRHRPDNHQMLALTNTSGFFPSSEFTITSPMSSGINAGALRWWSRAYEKNYNWDFSMAVPFQFMLGKLAISNSFKTGYAGWSKDRLFYVLNTGSGTSTELYRPIDEVFSPQAPSFVFNISRFSDDFKRKALLHAGYAMLDTRIGSKLRLVWGLRGEYFNMNKVNQALDQLEKSINIDRGKEVGYYDLSMLKNREPSLNIFPSANLTYTLTPKMSVRLAYSKSIIRPDLREMAYMREYDFELGGIFESNIVKSSTLDNYDLRYEWYPGPGEIISASLFYKKIHYPMEIVEFDGVNKSYQIKNNKEARNKGFEIEVRKSFTFTGAPVLNGLTVYGNFTYLEAALTPMDISLNELSPDDPTKIIYIEKTGPDQKRPQQGASNHMYNTGLFYDAKAVSISVIYNHVGCRIFRPANIYSASLYEQPLNSLDGQIAYRFAKKRIELRLNVSNLLNNYSLIYTNHYSDGNGGTSLYPMNDIHRDPIHKEIRYDRDKDVIYYKLSPGRTFSFNITYHF, encoded by the coding sequence ATGAACAAAAAAACAAAAGGAAGACAACTCCCGACCAAACTAAGACCATTGTTGGCACTATGCTGCATAATATTGGCGGCACCCGGGCTAAAAGCCCAATCTCCCGAAAAAGTAAAATTATCCATCCGCTTTGCGGAGGTTACACTGGATGCCGCTATACGGCAATTGAAAGAGGCCAGTCCCGTAAATATCGCTTACGATGCTAGTAAACTAAGGCTCTCACAATGGCGTATCTCCCCGAAAGAATTTAAACAGATTGCTTTATCGGAAATCTTACATTATTTATTACAGAGAGCGGATGTAGCTTATAAAGAGGTTGCCGGAGGAATTGTATTATTTGAGAAAAATAAACCTGCTGTTGCTCCCACGCCTCAAAAAGGACCGGGCAAGGTTAGCGGGAAGATCGTCGACGAAGAGAATGGGCAGCCTGTTAGCGGGGTAAGTATCTATATCGGAAATAAAGGAACGATATCGGATATCGACGGCGCTTTCAGCATCTCCCTGCCCGAGGGCGATTATACCGCCACTGTTAGTTTTGTGGGATACGGCAGCAAAGTGGTGAATGAGATCGAAGTAAAGAACAATACAGTCTCTACTTTGAACCTGACCTTGAAAAGGGAAAAAGGACAATTGGCAGGCATAGTGGTGAGGGCTTCTGCAAAAAAAGAAAGTGTTGCCTCCTTATATGCCAGGCAAAAGAAAGCGCCGGGCATCAGCGATGGCATTAGTGCTGAGCAGATCGCCCGCACACCCGATAAGAATGTAGGAGAAGTATTGAAAAGGATCAGCGGCCTTGCTGCCATGGATAACAAATACATCGTGGTAAGAGGACTGAGCGAACGTTATAATTCATCCTCCATCAACGGACAGATCATGCCAAGCACGGAGCTCAACAGGAAGAATTTCAGTTTTGATATCATTCCCTCCAATCTCGTGGACCAGGTGATCGTTTATAAGACCATAACCCCCGATCAGAATGCAGAATTCGGGGGAGGTAACGTGAATGTAGAAACGAAGGCCATTCCCATCGCCGACTTCTTCAGCTTTTCGGCGGGCATCAGTGTGAATGATCAAACCACCGGAAAGAAATTCCTTTCCCAGGAACTGAGCAGCCGGGAATATTTCGGACTTCCTTCCAAAAGCAGGAATCTTTTAGGAAAACTGAATTGGAACAATACTACGGAGATCAGGAACCAGACAGAATGGAACGGGCTATCCGATGGCGGTTCTGCCTATGAGCTAAAAGATCCTTCACGTGTCAGCAATAACTGGTTGCCCTATGAACGCAAAGCACATCCATCACAAAATTATCAATTAGCGCTGGGCCGCGTGATCCCTTTGAAGCAGGATCAGCGACTGGGAATTGTTGCATCTCTGAGTTACCGGAATACGCTGCAGACGCAGCGGGTGGCGCTAAACCGTGCTGGCTTCAATGATCCGAAGACGGGGCTCGTTATCGATAACGACAAAAGTTATGGCTTCACCACCAACACCGGCGCATTGCTGGGCGTAGGCTATACTTCGCAACAGCATAAACTAAGCTTTCAATCCATGTATCTGGGATTGCTCAACCAGCAACTGATCATTGGAACAGGAGGCGATCCTAATGCAACGGAAGACCTGGACATGATGAGCTATAATGACCTTACTACTTATACACGCTTATGGCAAAATCAATTGAAGGGGGAACATGCCGTCGGCAAAGCTGGTATCAAACTAGAATGGCTGGGCAGCTATACCCTGCTCGACAGGCACCGTCCGGACAATCACCAGATGCTGGCCTTGACAAACACCTCCGGTTTTTTCCCTTCCAGCGAATTTACCATCACCAGTCCGATGAGCAGTGGCATCAATGCGGGTGCATTGCGCTGGTGGAGCCGGGCATACGAAAAGAATTATAACTGGGACTTCTCAATGGCTGTGCCCTTCCAGTTCATGCTGGGTAAACTGGCTATCAGCAATAGTTTCAAAACGGGTTATGCAGGATGGAGTAAAGACCGTCTTTTCTATGTACTGAATACAGGATCGGGGACATCAACCGAACTGTATCGCCCCATCGATGAAGTGTTTTCACCACAGGCTCCCTCCTTCGTTTTTAATATCAGTCGCTTCTCGGACGATTTTAAAAGAAAGGCCCTTCTTCATGCTGGTTATGCAATGCTGGATACACGCATCGGTAGTAAGCTGAGACTGGTATGGGGGCTGAGGGGCGAATACTTTAATATGAATAAAGTGAACCAGGCGCTGGATCAATTGGAGAAATCCATCAATATCGACCGGGGTAAAGAAGTGGGTTATTACGATCTCAGCATGTTGAAGAACCGTGAACCGAGCCTCAATATCTTCCCTTCCGCCAACCTGACTTATACCCTTACTCCGAAAATGAGTGTGCGACTGGCCTATTCCAAATCCATCATCCGCCCCGATCTCAGGGAAATGGCATATATGCGTGAATATGATTTTGAACTAGGAGGTATTTTCGAAAGCAATATCGTAAAATCATCCACCCTCGATAATTACGACCTGCGTTATGAATGGTATCCCGGTCCGGGCGAGATCATTTCTGCATCGCTGTTTTATAAAAAGATCCATTACCCCATGGAGATTGTGGAATTCGATGGTGTGAATAAGAGTTACCAGATTAAAAATAATAAAGAAGCGAGGAACAAAGGATTTGAAATAGAAGTACGAAAATCGTTTACATTTACCGGCGCACCTGTTTTGAACGGGCTGACGGTATATGGAAACTTCACTTACCTCGAGGCCGCTCTCACTCCGATGGATATCAGTCTCAATGAATTGAGCCCGGATGACCCCACAAAGATCATATATATAGAAAAAACAGGACCGGATCAAAAACGTCCGCAACAGGGCGCCAGTAATCATATGTACAATACCGGTTTGTTTTACGATGCAAAAGCTGTTTCCATTTCCGTAATCTATAATCATGTTGGTTGCCGCATCTTCCGTCCTGCCAATATCTATTCAGCCAGTTTGTATGAGCAGCCCCTTAACTCACTGGATGGACAGATCGCTTACCGGTTCGCGAAAAAAAGAATCGAGCTCAGGCTGAATGTATCCAACCTGCTGA